The region tattattattattattattacggtattatttttttaatattggcTCTCAGCTGTGTGATTTATTTATGAATTGCAATATTTTTCCCCAACTTGTACcttttccccagccaatgagaaaggaagaCTAAAACAAAACAGACATTGATGGGACTGAGGCAAGTGCTTTCACCAATGTGCCATCCCTGctcagttttcaaaaaagatgcATCCAAAAATCTTACAACAATCTAAAGGTGTGATTGAAAATCTATTCTTCTGCAGGCCTTGAACACAACATCATACCTCTGGTAGACCCTGTAGGTCCAGCAGGAACAGAGCCAGATTACCAGTGCCTTGTTGTCAGCAAAGAGACAGAAAAGGGAGGCCATGTAATTAATGATGTCAGACAAAAGAAGGGCTTAGATCTTTTGGATATTCATGTAGTTGACGTTGTCACTGAAGGAGATGTCAGCAAAGATGACAAGATGAGTTCCACTTTGGAGAGACACAAACTCTTAGGAACACTGTTAAGGCCTGTTAGGAAAGAGAAGAGTCACCAGCGCACTTACATTATTGGCCTCACAGGAGGGATAGCCAGTGGCAAGTCTGCGGTCTGCCAAAGACTAAAAGGTTTAGGTGCAGCAGTCATCAGCTGTGACCAGTTAGGGCATCAAACTTACATGCCTGGGAAGAAAGCGTACGAGCAAATAATCAAGAATTTTGGAAGGGAGATTTTAACTGAAGACCAGATGATAAACCGGCGAGCTCTTGGTGCCATTGTATTTGCTGATAAAACCAAGCTGGCATTGCTAAATAAAATAGTGTGGCCAGAGATAATAAAGCTTGCCAAAGATGAAATAGCACAGTATGGGGAAGCTGGTTTTAAAGTTTGTGTTCTAGATGCTGCCATTCTCTTGGAAGCTGGCTGGGATGATGTTGCTGATGAAGTTTGGGTGACATTTGTTCCTGAAAGCGAAGCATTGTCACGCATTCTATCAAGAGATAACATTTCCAAAGAGCAAGCACTTAACAGAATAAAATCACAAATCACAAATGAAGAAAGATTAGCCAAAGCCAATGTTGCAATATGCACTCTGTGGGAATCAGATTACACCCAAGAGCAAGTTGCTAAAGCATGGGAAAGTTTACAAGAAAGAATGTAGTCAATTTATTCCTACATCTGTTTTCCTACACTGTTTTCTGAGCAGACCTGTTGATCAAAGTTTGCTGGAATGAAATGCTGGACATAGCAATTCTTTAATAATTACCAACGGTAcctaatttaaataaataacatgaccAGAAGTGCACAATTGTAGCATATATTTATAGTAATTCAACATTCAATTAACGCTATTTATTATTACAGTAACTAGTAAAATTATGTTTGATTTGTACATAATTTTATACTGTAATGCAAATTATGTCATTATGCTTCTCTGTTAACATAACATGAGCGGACAAAATTTAGGGCAGTAACCAATCTTTATTACTGtttttaaggatggtgcctactaattaacaatatttttgcctcggtgtgtgagtgttattaaaatccaaaaagaaaattgggggtaaccatgcatttttcaaagataattcatgttgaataatatttgtaaaaagctttaaaatacaaagcaatgtatggcgttctttctcaaattgaaacttaattatctctcaaaaatgcatggttacccccaattttctttttggataccaagagtacttactaagatctactttctcgggatagttttaaaccgcgcaaaaatatccctgtattagtaagcgtcacagataggaaatccgagtatctcaagatgcacagaatgtatgcgcaataacaatagtaggcactgtccttaatcaAGTGTGTAATGCATGTAAAGTATAAGCAAGGTCGATTTAGGGGCACTGTGTTAGGCAATTTTAAGCTCGCTTTTGAAAGGATGTCTGAATTTCTTGACTCCATCTAAAAT is a window of Montipora foliosa isolate CH-2021 chromosome 5, ASM3666993v2, whole genome shotgun sequence DNA encoding:
- the LOC138004036 gene encoding bifunctional coenzyme A synthase-like, whose protein sequence is MFRYGLLVLSPSCIRTKVLKLLMQACKEVTEVLYVDIYKPDFYVRNLYELVVNVYSQNSATIGPLDVRILFPPALTMTYSPNYEIRQLFRKPEVAFVRDFFGKDNGSTTSHVDFLEFKEWMTQRFQLSDLDKTLIYLKDEVEGICNEAHKGPSPSERAQNSHYSQTYEDVVLGGTFDHLHSGHRLLLSVSALLCEKRITVGLSEGPLLQRKILRELIEPFQERKEHLEEFLGDVKPGLEHNIIPLVDPVGPAGTEPDYQCLVVSKETEKGGHVINDVRQKKGLDLLDIHVVDVVTEGDVSKDDKMSSTLERHKLLGTLLRPVRKEKSHQRTYIIGLTGGIASGKSAVCQRLKGLGAAVISCDQLGHQTYMPGKKAYEQIIKNFGREILTEDQMINRRALGAIVFADKTKLALLNKIVWPEIIKLAKDEIAQYGEAGFKVCVLDAAILLEAGWDDVADEVWVTFVPESEALSRILSRDNISKEQALNRIKSQITNEERLAKANVAICTLWESDYTQEQVAKAWESLQERM